A genomic stretch from Chitinophaga agri includes:
- a CDS encoding S41 family peptidase, which yields MFTHLKKTVLSLILICCVCTVCGQRADSLKADLQLLHEKLIAIHPDPYAFVTADRMNSLLDSCYRHIHEDTDDRQFYSMVKVLCSAVRDGHLSTGAAPSFNQFVHKENSYLPLLTYVTADSIFITASVNNTIPAGSLLISVNSHPASVMREMMHNYLMADGYSNTKKDIVLNEIFYFYYYLTYGYSGGFTVVYKDKSGQVKSTALSAVPEHAIKALKIASPQKPLLSFSVTENKTGILTIRTFDLNDLQEANLDYNKFIAQTFRQLKQAGVKKLIIDLRGNGGGRDEYGVTLYRYLTKEKFTYYRYQEKDKKKLSGRPGLGVQQPAALHYDGPVAILTDGGTFSAAAEFCSVAYSHTRAVFFGSETGGRYEGNNSGQMIQVTLPYSKVDLWIPTTKYVMDVRSAQQEGRGIIPGHPVLISVDAYLQQEDVIMEEALQWSASDTAF from the coding sequence ATGTTCACCCATCTCAAAAAAACAGTTCTCTCCCTCATCCTGATCTGTTGTGTCTGCACAGTGTGCGGACAACGGGCAGATTCATTGAAAGCGGACCTGCAACTACTACATGAGAAACTTATCGCCATTCATCCGGACCCTTATGCTTTTGTAACGGCGGACAGAATGAATTCGCTGCTTGACAGCTGTTACCGGCATATCCATGAAGATACCGATGACAGACAGTTCTACAGTATGGTAAAAGTATTGTGCAGTGCTGTGAGAGACGGACATCTGTCAACGGGTGCAGCACCTTCCTTCAACCAGTTCGTACACAAAGAGAATAGCTATCTGCCACTGCTGACATATGTTACAGCGGACAGTATTTTCATTACGGCCAGTGTCAATAATACCATTCCGGCAGGCAGCCTGCTGATAAGTGTCAATTCTCATCCTGCATCAGTGATGCGGGAAATGATGCACAACTATCTGATGGCTGACGGCTACAGCAACACGAAAAAAGATATTGTACTGAATGAGATCTTTTATTTCTATTACTATCTCACATATGGCTACTCCGGCGGATTCACCGTAGTATATAAAGATAAAAGCGGTCAGGTGAAAAGCACCGCCTTATCTGCCGTACCGGAACATGCTATCAAAGCCTTAAAGATAGCTTCACCCCAAAAGCCGCTGCTGTCTTTTTCTGTTACGGAGAATAAAACCGGCATCCTTACTATCCGGACGTTTGACCTGAACGACCTACAGGAGGCAAACCTGGATTACAATAAATTTATTGCGCAAACATTCCGTCAGCTGAAACAGGCAGGCGTAAAAAAACTGATCATTGATCTGCGAGGAAATGGTGGCGGCAGGGATGAATATGGTGTCACCTTATACAGGTATCTCACAAAAGAAAAATTTACTTATTACCGGTATCAGGAAAAGGATAAAAAAAAGCTCTCCGGCAGACCAGGGCTGGGTGTACAACAGCCGGCGGCACTTCATTACGATGGACCAGTAGCAATATTAACTGATGGAGGCACATTCTCCGCAGCCGCCGAATTCTGTTCAGTAGCCTACAGCCACACAAGAGCTGTTTTTTTCGGCAGTGAGACCGGTGGAAGATATGAGGGGAACAATTCGGGCCAAATGATACAGGTTACATTGCCGTATAGTAAAGTGGATCTGTGGATACCGACCACTAAATACGTAATGGATGTACGCAGTGCACAACAGGAAGGTCGTGGCATCATTCCCGGACATCCGGTGCTGATCTCTGTTGACGCATATTTACAACAGGAAGATGTGATCATGGAAGAAGCGCTGCAATGGTCCGCTTCCGATACAGCATTTTAA
- a CDS encoding winged helix DNA-binding domain-containing protein, which yields MRERKMDQDNQSEYYQHRLSADILLSSSYLSFVPATKGNTMTAQQLLQQRLANQQLNNPSFQSPPQLVHWCAAIQAQDYEMSKWAVGMRLPQATSEDIEHCIATGQLVRTHVLRPTWHLVHPADVRWMLTLTGPAIERLMGTYNRKLELDDKVFRKSNKIFEKLLAGGKQLKRTELAAALDAARIPTNDLRMNFLLIKAELDMIICNGGKKDKQITYALFEERVPPAAGKKREEALAMLALRYFNSHGPATLKDFTGWSGLTITAAREGLQSVKAQLAHDTFGGLDYYGPLHSQEITGKRNEVLLLPNYDEYLVAYKDREVILSANNARQLNRDGNPLFSNVILVNGAIAGTWKRTIKKTDIIMEYTPFTPLSKTIQGGLDKEAMRFKQFTTLK from the coding sequence ATGCGTGAACGTAAGATGGACCAGGATAATCAAAGTGAATACTACCAGCACAGATTATCTGCTGACATACTGTTGTCATCTTCGTACCTTTCCTTTGTTCCGGCAACCAAAGGAAATACTATGACCGCTCAACAGCTACTCCAGCAAAGACTTGCTAATCAGCAACTTAACAACCCTTCATTTCAATCGCCCCCTCAACTGGTACACTGGTGTGCCGCTATACAGGCCCAGGATTACGAAATGTCCAAATGGGCAGTGGGCATGCGCCTGCCACAGGCAACCAGCGAAGACATCGAACATTGCATCGCAACAGGCCAGCTGGTACGTACGCATGTACTGCGCCCTACCTGGCACCTCGTTCATCCTGCCGACGTGCGCTGGATGCTGACACTGACAGGCCCGGCCATCGAACGGTTGATGGGTACCTATAACCGCAAACTCGAACTGGACGATAAGGTGTTTCGCAAAAGCAACAAGATCTTTGAGAAACTGCTGGCCGGCGGTAAGCAGCTTAAACGTACCGAACTGGCTGCGGCCCTGGACGCTGCCAGGATCCCGACCAATGACCTCCGCATGAATTTTCTGCTGATAAAAGCAGAACTGGATATGATCATCTGCAACGGTGGTAAGAAAGATAAACAGATCACCTACGCCCTCTTTGAAGAAAGGGTTCCTCCTGCTGCCGGTAAAAAAAGGGAAGAAGCCCTTGCAATGCTGGCGCTTCGCTACTTCAACAGTCATGGACCGGCCACATTAAAAGACTTTACCGGCTGGAGCGGTCTGACCATTACCGCCGCACGCGAAGGGTTGCAATCCGTGAAGGCGCAGCTGGCGCATGATACTTTCGGCGGACTAGACTACTACGGCCCACTCCACTCGCAGGAAATTACAGGCAAACGCAATGAGGTGTTGCTGCTCCCTAATTATGACGAATATCTTGTCGCCTATAAAGACAGAGAGGTCATACTCAGTGCGAACAATGCCAGGCAGCTCAACCGGGACGGAAACCCGCTGTTCAGCAATGTCATTCTCGTAAATGGCGCGATAGCTGGTACCTGGAAACGTACGATCAAAAAAACGGACATCATCATGGAATACACACCATTTACCCCATTGAGTAAAACCATCCAGGGCGGACTGGACAAAGAAGCGATGCGGTTCAAACAGTTCACCACCTTAAAATAA
- a CDS encoding DsbA family oxidoreductase translates to MSTANKMKVEIWSDIMCPWCYIGKRRFEAAMEQFSDAGSVEIEWHSFQLDPTIESGHGDNLYTYLSKRKGIPYEQAEQMNHQVTALAADLGLTYNMEQAVVANSFDAHRLIQLAKQHQLGDAAEERLFKAYFTEGKDFSDAGTLVELGKEIGLEESVLTELVSGQGFATEVRRDIQEADALGIRGVPFFVFDRKYGVSGAQAADTFLEVLNKSVDEWKKTQPAGLEIIEGQTCGPDGDC, encoded by the coding sequence ATGAGTACAGCGAACAAAATGAAAGTAGAGATCTGGTCAGATATTATGTGTCCATGGTGCTATATTGGTAAACGCCGCTTTGAAGCAGCAATGGAACAGTTCTCCGACGCCGGATCCGTAGAAATAGAATGGCACAGCTTCCAGCTTGACCCAACCATTGAGTCCGGTCACGGCGATAACCTGTATACCTACCTTTCCAAAAGAAAAGGTATTCCCTACGAACAGGCAGAACAGATGAATCATCAGGTAACGGCACTCGCCGCGGACCTCGGATTAACATACAACATGGAACAGGCTGTTGTGGCGAATTCTTTTGATGCACACCGCCTGATACAGCTGGCTAAGCAACACCAGCTCGGAGATGCGGCAGAAGAACGCCTTTTTAAGGCTTATTTCACGGAAGGGAAAGATTTTAGTGATGCTGGTACGCTCGTGGAGCTTGGTAAGGAAATCGGCCTCGAAGAAAGCGTTTTAACGGAGCTGGTAAGCGGACAGGGATTTGCCACAGAAGTACGCCGCGATATACAGGAGGCAGACGCTCTGGGCATCAGAGGTGTACCTTTCTTTGTCTTTGACAGAAAATATGGTGTTTCCGGTGCACAGGCTGCTGACACCTTCCTCGAAGTACTGAACAAATCAGTAGACGAATGGAAAAAGACCCAGCCTGCTGGTCTGGAGATAATAGAAGGACAAACCTGCGGTCCTGACGGGGATTGTTAA
- a CDS encoding winged helix-turn-helix transcriptional regulator — protein MMNRKSQTSEKSETCAEHLRAIHDTMDVLNGKWKIAIIGSLRFGKRRFMELQREVEGVGSKMLSKELRELEMNELVKRTVYDTKPVTVEYELTPYGKTLEAIIDEMAKWGHTHRQRIMHPVNQLDLQDALSHL, from the coding sequence ATGATGAACAGGAAATCACAGACATCAGAGAAGTCAGAAACGTGCGCAGAACATCTTCGCGCTATCCACGATACCATGGATGTACTGAATGGTAAGTGGAAGATAGCCATTATTGGCTCTTTACGCTTTGGCAAACGCCGTTTTATGGAATTACAGCGGGAAGTAGAGGGAGTGGGTTCCAAAATGCTCTCCAAGGAGTTGCGGGAGCTGGAAATGAATGAGCTGGTGAAGAGGACGGTGTATGATACCAAACCGGTGACCGTTGAATATGAATTAACCCCTTACGGTAAAACGCTGGAGGCGATCATTGACGAAATGGCCAAATGGGGGCATACCCACCGTCAAAGGATTATGCATCCCGTAAATCAGTTAGACCTACAGGATGCACTAAGCCATCTTTAA
- a CDS encoding acetyl-CoA hydrolase/transferase family protein: MSDISYTTAAEAVKCVQSGNRVFIHGSAATPVHLLRALQNRHADLHDVEIVSITTLGDVDFDNPLYRKSFYINSLFVSAANRAVVNSDDGDYVPIFLSQIPQLFRTGILPPDVAIISVSPPDAHGYCSLGTSVDIARAAVDVAKYVIAQVNPLMPRTHGEGFIHISKFHAAVWQKATLPELDYARQSSDVTASIGRNIAELVEDGATLQLGIGNIPDQVLKNLTNHKNLGLHTEMLSDGVIPLIESGVIDNSLKKLNKGRSVTAFMAGTRKLYDFVHDNPSIRVMDISYVNDTSVIRQNPKVMAINSAIEIDLTGQVCADSIGTYQFSGIGGQMDFMRGASLSEGGKPIIALPSVTNKGISRIVPFLKEGAGVVTTRGHMHWVITEYGRTNLFGKSLKQRAKALIEIAHPDHREVLEKAYFERFVKK, translated from the coding sequence ATGTCTGATATATCATATACTACTGCAGCAGAAGCTGTTAAATGCGTTCAGTCCGGCAACCGTGTATTCATTCATGGTAGTGCAGCCACCCCCGTACACCTGCTGCGCGCGTTACAGAACAGGCATGCAGACCTTCATGACGTAGAAATAGTCAGCATTACTACCCTGGGAGATGTTGACTTCGATAATCCGCTATACCGTAAAAGCTTTTATATCAATTCGCTGTTTGTATCCGCCGCCAACCGTGCTGTTGTGAACAGTGATGATGGCGACTATGTACCGATCTTCCTCAGTCAGATACCACAGCTGTTCAGGACTGGCATACTGCCTCCCGATGTAGCGATCATATCTGTCTCTCCTCCTGATGCACATGGATATTGCTCTCTCGGCACCTCTGTAGATATTGCGCGTGCCGCTGTAGATGTTGCGAAGTACGTGATCGCACAGGTCAACCCGCTAATGCCGCGTACGCATGGAGAAGGCTTTATCCATATCTCTAAATTTCACGCAGCAGTATGGCAGAAAGCGACTTTACCAGAGCTGGACTATGCCCGGCAATCAAGTGACGTAACGGCGAGTATCGGCCGCAATATTGCCGAACTGGTGGAAGACGGCGCTACTTTACAACTGGGTATCGGGAACATCCCTGACCAGGTACTGAAAAATCTGACCAACCATAAGAATCTGGGCCTGCACACTGAAATGCTGTCCGATGGCGTAATCCCGCTGATAGAAAGCGGCGTGATCGACAACAGTCTGAAGAAACTGAACAAAGGCAGGTCTGTGACGGCGTTTATGGCAGGCACACGTAAGTTATACGACTTTGTACATGATAATCCATCTATCAGAGTAATGGATATCAGTTATGTGAACGATACGAGCGTTATCCGCCAGAATCCCAAAGTAATGGCGATCAACAGTGCGATCGAAATAGACCTGACCGGGCAGGTATGTGCTGACTCTATCGGTACCTATCAGTTCTCCGGTATCGGCGGACAAATGGACTTTATGCGCGGGGCGTCCCTCTCAGAAGGTGGGAAACCGATCATTGCCCTGCCGTCTGTTACGAACAAGGGCATTTCACGTATCGTGCCCTTTTTGAAAGAAGGCGCAGGCGTGGTGACCACCCGCGGACATATGCACTGGGTAATCACTGAATATGGCAGAACAAACCTGTTCGGAAAAAGTCTTAAACAGCGCGCCAAAGCGCTGATAGAGATTGCGCATCCCGATCACCGTGAGGTGCTGGAAAAAGCTTATTTCGAACGCTTCGTTAAAAAATAG
- a CDS encoding MBL fold metallo-hydrolase, with the protein MSLQITSLNSGSNGNCYYIGTATEAVLIDAGISCRETERRMKRLGLKMDIVKAIFISHEHSDHIRGLEVLSKKYSLPVYITTKTMLHGRLNLHAAYVKVFDDTAPIPIGDLTVHAFSKAHDAIEPHSFMITHDGIRIGVFTDIGVPCTNLIHHFKQCHAAFLEANYDEKLLEQGRYPFFLKKRIRGGKGHLSNTQALEVFKLHKPSYMTHILLSHLSRDNNKPELVLDLFRPHAGRTQVIVASRDVETPVFHISATPQTVTPVITYVQGQLAF; encoded by the coding sequence ATGTCACTGCAAATTACGTCACTCAATTCCGGCAGCAACGGAAACTGTTATTATATCGGGACTGCTACAGAAGCTGTCCTGATAGATGCGGGCATCTCCTGCCGCGAAACGGAAAGACGGATGAAAAGGCTGGGATTGAAGATGGACATAGTAAAGGCCATCTTTATTTCACACGAACATTCCGATCACATCCGTGGACTGGAAGTCCTCTCAAAGAAATATAGTCTGCCGGTATACATCACCACCAAGACCATGCTGCATGGCCGGCTAAACCTTCATGCAGCATATGTAAAGGTATTTGACGATACAGCTCCCATACCGATCGGTGATCTCACCGTTCACGCTTTTTCCAAAGCGCATGACGCCATCGAGCCCCACAGCTTTATGATCACGCATGATGGTATCCGTATTGGCGTATTCACCGACATTGGTGTGCCATGCACTAACCTGATCCATCATTTCAAACAATGCCATGCCGCGTTCCTGGAAGCCAATTATGATGAAAAGCTACTGGAACAGGGACGTTATCCGTTCTTCCTGAAAAAGCGGATACGTGGTGGCAAAGGGCATCTCTCCAACACCCAGGCACTGGAAGTCTTCAAACTACATAAGCCGTCCTACATGACGCATATCCTGCTGTCACATCTCTCCAGGGACAATAATAAGCCTGAGCTGGTACTGGACCTTTTCCGGCCACACGCTGGCCGTACACAGGTCATCGTCGCCTCACGGGATGTCGAGACGCCTGTATTTCACATCAGTGCTACTCCGCAAACCGTTACACCAGTTATTACATATGTACAGGGTCAACTAGCTTTCTAA
- a CDS encoding glycoside hydrolase family 127 protein, protein MKLLVAIFSLAGISMAVKGQLKKDYPIQPVAFTQVQVTDNFWAPKIRVNAETTIPYTLEQCKKTGRIDNFRRAAHTLPGDKMTEYTFDDTDVYKVIEGASYSLQMKKDLALERYLDTLIAIIGAAQEKDGYLYTFRTVNASQPHAWIGARRWEEEEDLSHELYNSGHLFEAAVAHYQATGKRNLLNIAVKNADLLVKTFGFGKEERFPGHQIVETGLTKMYRVTGNRSYLDLAKFFLDVRGPGKKYSGEYNQSYKKVTAQHEAVGHAVRATYMYTGMADVAALTGDTQYLHAIDDIWQDVVEKKLYITGGIGATGNGEAFGKPYDLPNMSAYAETCAAIANVYWNSRMFLLHGDAKYIDVLERTLYNGLLSGVSLSGDRFFYPNPLMSMGQHQRSAWFGCACCISNMTRFLPSMPGYIYAQNKNDLYINLFAGNTANITLPAGKVTLIQQTNYPWDGKIAVTVHPAKAMQFNLHIRIPEWASGKPVPGNLYFGADSDAKQPPVILVNGEQVTYKMEKGYAVLTRNWKKGDKVSFEFPMETEKVLASDSVASDRNRFALQRGPIMYCLEGPDNKDAVVQNIVVDKSAAVNAVYRPDFLNGVTVLEMQGTAASRQLNTDQLISTTQMVTAIPYYTWANRGPSEMTVWIPYEASAARPKPAPTIASKSKVSASTPNKRMYMALNDQYEPLNAQDKNSLYLHWWPKHNTLEWVQYDFDQEYTVSGSQVYWYDDSPFGDCRIPASWKILYKQGDQWIPVKQLTPYTVTKDKYDSVQFEPVKTTALKLEIQLPAENASGIHEWIVK, encoded by the coding sequence ATGAAATTACTTGTAGCTATTTTTTCGCTCGCTGGCATCAGCATGGCGGTTAAGGGTCAACTGAAGAAGGACTATCCCATTCAGCCCGTTGCTTTTACTCAGGTACAGGTAACAGATAATTTCTGGGCGCCAAAAATAAGGGTAAATGCGGAAACAACAATACCCTATACGTTGGAACAATGTAAAAAAACCGGCAGAATAGATAATTTCAGGCGTGCTGCCCACACCCTGCCCGGCGATAAAATGACGGAATACACTTTTGACGATACCGATGTATATAAAGTGATTGAGGGAGCTTCCTACAGCCTGCAGATGAAAAAAGACCTGGCACTGGAAAGATATCTGGATACCCTCATTGCTATTATAGGCGCTGCGCAGGAAAAGGATGGTTACCTGTATACTTTCAGAACCGTGAATGCCAGTCAGCCACATGCCTGGATAGGCGCCCGCAGATGGGAGGAAGAAGAAGACCTCAGCCACGAACTATATAACTCCGGTCACCTGTTCGAAGCAGCGGTAGCCCACTACCAGGCCACCGGCAAACGCAACCTGCTGAATATTGCTGTTAAAAATGCTGACCTGCTGGTGAAGACCTTTGGATTCGGCAAAGAAGAACGTTTCCCTGGTCACCAGATTGTAGAAACAGGACTGACCAAAATGTACCGTGTTACCGGTAACAGATCTTACCTCGACCTGGCTAAGTTCTTCCTTGACGTACGCGGCCCTGGTAAAAAATATAGCGGAGAGTATAATCAATCCTATAAAAAAGTAACCGCCCAGCATGAAGCAGTAGGGCATGCTGTCAGGGCGACCTACATGTACACCGGCATGGCTGATGTAGCGGCCCTTACCGGCGATACGCAGTACCTGCATGCGATTGACGACATCTGGCAGGATGTGGTGGAAAAGAAACTGTATATCACCGGAGGGATCGGGGCCACTGGTAATGGTGAAGCATTTGGTAAACCATACGACCTGCCGAATATGTCCGCCTATGCCGAGACCTGTGCCGCCATCGCCAACGTCTACTGGAACAGCCGGATGTTCCTCCTCCATGGCGATGCCAAATATATCGACGTACTGGAACGTACCCTGTATAATGGCCTGCTCTCCGGTGTATCACTCAGCGGGGACCGGTTCTTCTACCCCAACCCACTGATGTCTATGGGCCAGCACCAGCGTAGTGCGTGGTTCGGTTGTGCATGTTGCATCTCTAATATGACACGCTTCCTGCCCTCCATGCCGGGGTATATCTATGCGCAGAACAAGAATGACCTGTATATCAATCTGTTTGCAGGCAACACCGCGAATATCACCCTGCCCGCAGGTAAAGTCACACTCATACAGCAAACCAACTATCCATGGGATGGTAAGATAGCCGTGACCGTACATCCTGCGAAAGCCATGCAATTTAACCTGCACATACGCATTCCTGAATGGGCCAGTGGTAAACCCGTTCCCGGTAACCTTTATTTCGGGGCAGACAGCGATGCCAAACAACCTCCTGTGATACTGGTGAACGGTGAGCAGGTGACATACAAAATGGAGAAGGGGTATGCCGTTCTTACCCGTAACTGGAAAAAGGGCGATAAAGTAAGCTTTGAGTTCCCGATGGAAACAGAGAAGGTGCTGGCGAGCGATTCCGTAGCCAGTGACCGGAACCGCTTTGCGCTGCAACGCGGCCCGATCATGTATTGCCTGGAAGGCCCTGACAACAAGGACGCCGTTGTACAGAATATTGTGGTAGATAAAAGTGCGGCGGTCAATGCGGTTTACAGACCCGACTTCCTGAACGGTGTTACCGTACTGGAAATGCAGGGGACAGCAGCCAGCCGGCAACTCAACACTGACCAGCTTATCAGTACCACCCAGATGGTGACTGCCATTCCTTATTATACCTGGGCAAACCGGGGACCTTCGGAAATGACCGTATGGATTCCTTACGAAGCTTCTGCCGCCAGACCCAAACCAGCGCCCACCATTGCTTCCAAAAGTAAAGTCAGTGCCTCTACGCCTAATAAAAGAATGTACATGGCACTCAATGACCAGTATGAGCCATTGAACGCACAGGATAAAAATTCTCTATACCTCCACTGGTGGCCTAAACACAATACACTGGAATGGGTACAGTATGACTTTGACCAGGAATATACCGTTTCCGGCTCACAGGTATACTGGTATGATGACAGTCCGTTTGGCGACTGCCGCATCCCCGCCTCCTGGAAGATCCTGTATAAACAGGGCGACCAATGGATACCAGTGAAGCAGCTCACGCCTTATACTGTTACCAAAGACAAGTATGACAGTGTACAGTTTGAACCGGTAAAAACCACTGCACTTAAGCTTGAGATACAGCTTCCTGCTGAAAATGCATCAGGTATTCATGAATGGATTGTAAAATGA
- a CDS encoding pseudouridine synthase, translating to MNESGHRYFVINKPYNMVSQFISPDKVRLLGDLDFDFPEGTHAVGRLDNNSEGLLLLTTNKRVTRLLFESEQPHKRTYLVMVKNIVTQETIEKLRQGVTIRIKGGVDWVTTPCEAEIVEKPAYMLPRIHHPLKEFLPHSWLRITLTEGKFHQVRKMTAAIHHHCDRLIRESIEDLQLGDLPPGGVREMEETEFFRLLKIENWQPEASILPQE from the coding sequence ATGAATGAAAGCGGTCACCGTTATTTTGTTATAAACAAACCTTACAACATGGTCTCCCAGTTTATCAGTCCTGACAAGGTCAGGCTGCTGGGAGACCTTGATTTTGATTTCCCGGAGGGAACGCATGCTGTAGGCCGGCTGGACAATAATTCAGAAGGCTTATTGTTACTAACCACCAATAAGAGGGTCACCCGTCTGCTTTTTGAAAGTGAGCAACCCCATAAAAGAACTTACCTGGTGATGGTGAAGAATATCGTTACCCAGGAGACGATCGAAAAGCTGCGACAGGGTGTTACCATCCGTATCAAGGGTGGGGTAGACTGGGTCACTACGCCCTGTGAAGCCGAGATCGTGGAGAAGCCAGCCTACATGCTTCCCAGAATACATCATCCCCTGAAAGAATTCTTACCACATTCCTGGTTGCGGATCACCCTTACAGAGGGGAAATTCCATCAGGTACGGAAGATGACGGCGGCGATCCATCACCACTGTGACCGCCTGATACGGGAATCCATAGAAGACCTGCAACTGGGCGACCTCCCTCCAGGAGGCGTCCGGGAAATGGAGGAGACGGAGTTCTTCCGGTTGCTGAAAATAGAGAACTGGCAACCTGAAGCGTCAATATTGCCGCAGGAATGA